The Cyprinus carpio isolate SPL01 chromosome A5, ASM1834038v1, whole genome shotgun sequence genome has a segment encoding these proteins:
- the LOC109082510 gene encoding LOW QUALITY PROTEIN: leucine-zipper-like transcriptional regulator 1 (The sequence of the model RefSeq protein was modified relative to this genomic sequence to represent the inferred CDS: substituted 1 base at 1 genomic stop codon) yields MSWFPGAMSCKSKVAPSVDFDHSCSDSVEYLTLNFGPFETVHRWRRLPPCDEFVGARRSKHTVVAYRDAIYVFGGDNGKNMLNDLLRFDVKDCSWCRAFTTGTPPAPRYHHSAVVYGSSMFVFGGYTGDIYSNSNLKNKNDLFEYKFATGQWAEWKVEGRLVARSAHGATVYNDKLWIFAGYDGNNRLNDMWTISLQDREHLCFLXIEQSGEIPPSCCNFPVAVCQDKMFVFSGQSGAKITNNLFQFEFKGHIWTRIPTEHLLRGSPPPPQRRYGHTMVAFDRHLYVFGGAADNTLPNELHCYDVDSQTWEVIQASTDSEMPSGRLFHAAAVIHDAMYIFGGTVDNNVRSGEMYRFQFSCYPKCTLHEDYGKLWENRQFCDVEFILGEREEKVLGHIAIVTARCKWLRKKILQARDRQKQKSKLECNEESEDSGSGSQKDSSGRSSRGPPLLEVSIREADAQPFEVLMQFLYTDKIQYPRRGHVQDVLLIMDVYKLALSFKLSRLEQLCVQYIEASVDLQNVLSVCENANKLQLDQLKEHCLNFVVKESHFNQVIMTKEFEHLSTPLIVEIVRRKQQPPPRVYSDLPVDIGTSLVQDMKACLEGAGHEFCDIILLLDGHPRPAHKAILAARSSYFEAMFRSFMPEDGQVNISIGEMVPSTQAFESMLRYIYYGDVNMPPEDSLYLFAAPYYYGFSNNRLQAYCKQNLEMNVTVENVLQILEAADKTQALDMKKHCLHIIVHQFTKVSKLPNLRSLSQPLLLDIIDSLASHISDKQCTEMSSDI; encoded by the exons ATGTCATGGTTTCCTGGAGCCATGTCTTGTAAATCCAAAGTGGCTCCCAGTGTTGATTTTGACCACAGCTGCTCTGACAGTGTTGAGTATTTAACACTCAACTTCGGGCCTTTTGAGACCGTCCACCGCTGGAGGAGGCTGCCACCATGTGATGAGTTTGTGGGTGCAAG GCGTAGCAAACACACTGTTGTGGCATACAGAGATGCCATCTACGTCTTCGGAGGAGACAATGG CAAGAACATGCTTAATGACCTGTTGCGCTTTGATGTGAAGGACTGCTCATGGTGTCG GGCGTTTACTACTGGCACCCCACCAGCACCAAGATACCACCACTCTGCTGTTGTGTATGGAAGCAGCATGTTTGTGTTTG GCGGCTACACTGGAGACATCTATTCAAACTCtaacttgaaaaacaaaaatgatctaTTTGAGTACAAGTTTGCCACCGGGCAGTGGGCAGAATGGAAGGTGGAGGGACG TCTGGTTGCCAGATCGGCTCATGGAGCCACTGTCTATAACGACAAGCTCTGGATTTTTGCTGGATATGATGGAAA caacaggCTAAATGACATGTGGACCATCAGTCTTCAGGATCGTGAGCA TCTTTGTTTCCTTTAGATTGAACAAAGTGGTGAAATCCCACCTTCCTGTTGTAACTTCCCAGTAGCTGTATGTCAGGATAAGATGTTTGTTTTCTCCGGCCAAAGTGGAGCCAAGATCACCAACAACCTCTTTCAGTTTGAATTCAAAGGCCACAT ATGGACCCGTATCCCAACTGAGCACTTGCTGCGTGGCTCCCCTCCGCCCCCTCAGAGACGCTACGGACACACCATGGTGGCGTTTGACCGTCACCTGTATGTGTTTGGAGGGGCAGCAGACAACACTCTACCCAATGAACTGCACTGCTATGATGTGGACTCACAGACATGGGAGGTCATTCAGGCCAGCACGGACAGTGAG ATGCCAAGTGGGAGGCTGTTCCATGCAGCGGCTGttatccatgatgccatgtacaTCTTCGGGGGCACTGTGGACAATAATGTGCGCAGTGGAGAAATGTACAGGTTTCAG TTTTCTTGTTATCCGAAGTGCACACTTCATGAGGACTATGGCAAACTGTGGGAAAACCGTCAGTTCTGTGATGTAGAGTTTATTTTGGGGGAG AGGGAGGAGAAGGTCTTGGGTCACATTGCCATTGTAACAGCTCGCTGTAAGTGGCTCCGCAAGAAGATTCTACAGGCGAGAGATCGACAGAAACag AAGAGTAAACTGGAATGCAATGAGGAAAGTGAGGATTCTGGCTCAGGCAGTCAGAAGGACAGCTCTGGAAGGTCATCAAGGGGTCCTCCTTTATTGGAAGTGTCAATTAGAGAAGCAGACGCACAACCATTTGAGGTTTTGATGCAGTTCCTGTACACAGACAAGATACAGTACCCACGTAGAG GTCATGTCCAGGATGTGCTGTTGATCATGGATGTGTATAAACTTGCTCTGAGTTTCAAACTGTCCAGACTGGAGCAGCTCTGTGTTCAGTACATTGAGGCTTCTGTCGATCTGCAgaatgttttgagtgtgtgtgaaaacGCAAACAAACTTCAGCTGGACCAGCTCAAG GAACATTGCCTGAACTTTGTGGTGAAGGAAAGTCACTTTAACCAGGTGATCATGACCAAAGAGTTTGAGCACCTGTCCACTCCGCTGATCGTGGAGATAGTGAGACGCAAACAACAGCCTCCTCCCCGAGTCTATTCAGATCTGCCCGTGGACATTG gCACATCTCTGGTGCAGGATATGAAGGCTTGTCTAGAGGGGGCGGGCCATGAGTTCTGTGACATCATCCTTTTGCTAGATGGTCATCCGCGCCCTGCACATAAGGCCATACTTGCTGCTCGCTCCAG TTATTTTGAGGCCATGTTCCGCTCCTTCATGCCAGAGGACGGGCAGGTGAACATTTCAATCGGTGAGATGGTTCCAAGTACACAGGCCTTCGAGTCCATGCTGCGCTATATTTATTATGGGGACGTCAACATGCCTCCAGAGGACTCGCT ATACCTGTTTGCAGCACCTTATTACTACGGTTTCTCCAACAACAGACTGCAGGCCTACTGCAAGCAGAATCTGGAGATGAATGTTACTGTAGAGAATGTCTTACAG ATCTTGGAAGCAGCTGATAAGACTCAAGCTCTGGATATGAAGAAACACTGCCTGCATATTATAGTCCATCAGTTCACCAAG GTGTCCAAGCTCCCCAACCTGCGATCGCTCAGCCAACCGCTGCTGTTGGACATCATTGACTCGCTGGCATCCCACATATCAGACAAACAGTGCACTGAGATGAGCTCTGATATATAG